The proteins below are encoded in one region of Actinomycetota bacterium:
- the groL gene encoding chaperonin GroEL (60 kDa chaperone family; promotes refolding of misfolded polypeptides especially under stressful conditions; forms two stacked rings of heptamers to form a barrel-shaped 14mer; ends can be capped by GroES; misfolded proteins enter the barrel where they are refolded when GroES binds): MSKLVKFDEEARRGLEAGVNRLANAVRVTLGPRGRNVVLDKKWGAPTITNDGVTIAKEIELEDPWENMGAQLVKEVATKTNDVAGDGTTTATVLAQAMIKSGLQNVAAGANPMSLKRGIEQAVEAAIGSIKSQSRDVEGREEIAHVASISANNDPEIGEMVAEAMDKVGKDGVITVEESNTFGMELELVEGMQFDKGYISPYFITDQDRMEAVLEDAYILLAQSKISTVRDLLPVLEKVMQSGKPLVIVAEDVEGEALATLVVNKIRGTFTSIAVKAPGFGDRRKAMLQDIAILTGGQVISEEIGLKLETVGLEMLGRARKVVVTKDNTTIVEGDGNADEIKGRIEQIKAEIDRTDSDWDREKLQERLAKLSGGVAVLKVGAATEVELKEKKHRIEDSVSATRAAVEEGIVPGGGATLVRSREAIEALDLQGDEWAGARAVIEALDAPLRWIAQNAGLEGGVVVDRVRNEKPGHGLNAQTGEYVDLLAAGIIDPARVTRSALQNAASIAGLFLTTEATIVDKPEENGGAAAGGHDHGMGGMGGMGGMM, from the coding sequence ATGTCAAAGCTAGTCAAGTTCGATGAGGAGGCGCGGCGCGGCCTCGAGGCGGGCGTAAACCGCCTCGCCAACGCGGTCCGCGTGACGCTCGGCCCTCGGGGCCGCAACGTGGTGCTGGACAAGAAGTGGGGCGCCCCGACGATCACGAACGACGGGGTAACGATCGCCAAGGAGATCGAGCTGGAGGACCCGTGGGAGAACATGGGCGCGCAGCTCGTGAAAGAGGTCGCGACCAAGACCAACGACGTCGCGGGTGACGGCACCACCACCGCCACCGTGCTCGCTCAGGCGATGATCAAGTCCGGGCTTCAGAACGTCGCGGCCGGCGCTAACCCGATGTCGCTGAAGCGCGGTATCGAGCAGGCCGTCGAGGCCGCGATCGGCTCGATCAAGAGCCAGTCGCGCGACGTCGAGGGCCGCGAGGAGATCGCGCACGTCGCTTCGATCTCCGCGAACAACGACCCCGAGATCGGCGAGATGGTCGCCGAGGCGATGGACAAGGTCGGCAAGGACGGCGTGATCACGGTCGAGGAGTCGAACACCTTCGGGATGGAGCTCGAGCTCGTCGAGGGTATGCAGTTCGACAAGGGTTACATCTCGCCGTACTTCATCACCGACCAGGACCGTATGGAGGCCGTGCTCGAGGATGCCTACATCCTCTTGGCGCAGAGCAAGATCTCGACGGTCCGGGACCTGCTGCCGGTCCTCGAGAAGGTCATGCAGTCGGGCAAGCCGCTCGTCATCGTCGCCGAGGACGTAGAGGGCGAGGCGCTCGCCACGCTGGTCGTCAACAAGATCCGCGGCACGTTCACCTCGATCGCCGTCAAGGCCCCCGGCTTCGGTGATCGCCGCAAGGCGATGCTGCAGGACATCGCTATCCTCACCGGCGGCCAGGTGATCTCGGAGGAGATCGGTCTGAAGCTGGAGACCGTGGGCCTCGAGATGCTGGGGCGCGCCCGCAAGGTCGTCGTGACGAAGGACAACACAACGATCGTCGAGGGCGACGGCAACGCCGACGAGATCAAGGGCCGCATCGAGCAGATCAAAGCCGAGATCGACCGCACCGACTCCGACTGGGACCGCGAGAAGCTTCAGGAGCGTCTCGCCAAGCTGTCCGGCGGCGTCGCCGTTCTGAAGGTCGGGGCGGCCACCGAGGTGGAGCTGAAAGAGAAGAAGCACCGCATCGAGGATTCCGTCTCCGCCACGCGTGCCGCGGTCGAAGAGGGCATCGTCCCCGGTGGTGGCGCAACGCTGGTTCGCTCGAGGGAGGCCATCGAGGCGCTCGACCTGCAGGGCGATGAGTGGGCCGGTGCCCGGGCCGTGATCGAGGCGCTGGACGCGCCGCTGCGGTGGATCGCGCAGAACGCCGGTCTGGAGGGTGGGGTCGTCGTGGACCGGGTCCGCAACGAGAAGCCGGGCCACGGACTGAACGCTCAGACCGGCGAGTACGTCGACCTGCTCGCGGCAGGCATCATCGACCCCGCGCGCGTCACGCGTTCCGCTCTGCAGAACGCCGCGTCGATCGCCGGCCTCTTCCTCACCACCGAGGCCACGATCGTCGACAAGCCGGAGGAGAACGGCGGCGCTGCCGCCGGCGGCCACGACCACGGTATGGGCGGTATGGGCGGCATGGGCGGCATGATGTAG